The genomic window ttaaaacaacagtcaggtgcccatatgaacactgaaagaggttttcctcgctgtaatcattcctcctgttcataatggttattaaaagatctccttcaacAATGTTAGGGATGGGGGACAAactccacagtccttgttttgagcaaaaaagcatttaaaagtttatctgaagcttatttgaggcttcagcagtctgagttagtcatatcaagagGATATCTgcccacatttacagtctttttaatatCAAATTCCCTCTTGTGGATAGTGTTTCCCgtttgagctgcagtggaagtataataacaaaaagaaggagTTTGGCACTAAAAGGACTATAAcgctgaaagatatctacttctatctgaagcttcatattaacttcagataaacttttaaatacatttttgcacaggaggaggactgccggaggaatgattatggcaagaaaaacatgtttctatgTTCATTTGAGAACCTGACAAttggtttaagacagacttgaaaaactgtgaacctgatACTTataattactgtcattattCTACGTGtttattcacatattttctcttAAATGGTTACCTGGCTGATTcaatttctctccattttttccAGACATCCTCAGCAAGTGAAAAGTGATGATGTGTGCGAGAGAGAGGAACTGACAGAAGAAGGCCTTCATTGTTGCAGACCATCTGTTCAGATCAaccctttccctccctccctccatcgcCTCCCTGCGAGCCTCCACCCTGCAGCCATGCAGATCAACCCGGTGCTCGTGGAGTCCGCTGTAGTTTTGGCTGTGGTGCTGTGCGTCCACATGGCGGTTTGGAACCAGCACTCCTGGTGCAGCATAGCCCTCGTCATCCAGGCGTTCTACGTACAGCACAAATGGGACCGTCTGCTCAGGTCAGGGGGCGCGGTGTTCCAGTTCCGTCCTGCAGCAAACAGCGGCATCGTCCCGGCCTCCATGGTTATGCCCTTACTGGGCCTGGCGCTGAGGGAAAAGTGCTCTGCCTCAGGGAATGTCTACTTCGAGCGCTTCTCCATGGTGATCACCATCACAGGCATGATGCTggctctgtttctctccctgATTGCGCTGGGCATCACCAGACCCGTGCCCACAAACACCTGCGTGATCGCAGGTATGGCTGGCAGTGCAATCCTCTACACGACAAAGCAGACGCTGACGGTGTCTGAGGTCATCGAGGTGTTAGAGGTTCTGTTGATCTTCGTCTATCTCAGTCTGATTGTACTTTACTTGCTGCCACGATGCTTCACACCTGGAGAGGCGCTCCTCATCGTCGGTGGGATCAGTTTCATCGTCAACCAGCTCATCAAGCGCTCTCTGAACCTGGCAGAGGTGAAAGGCGATCCGGTGAACTATTTCCTGCCGGTCATAGTGGTGGGCTCACTGTTGCTGGGCGTTTTCTTTGCCCTGCTCTTCTGCTTCATGGAGTCCGAGACCTGGGTGTCAtcacttttctttcacatgATGACAGCCGTTCTGGGTTTGGGAATCCTCATGCCGTGGCTCTCTCTGTTCATCGGCCGGCACCCCATCATGTGGCTGTTGGACTTTGTCACGTTAAATGACAGAAGACTCTGTCTGTTGGGGTACTGGGTGTTTCTAGGGGTCGTGGCCATATGTGTTGTGTTACACCAGAACTACCAGCGCCAGTCAGGATCCAAGAAGCACCAGGCCTCGACTATTGTCAGGAAGTACTTCCATCTGATTGTAGTGGCCACGTATGTTCCAGGGCTGATATACgacagacagctgctccatGTGGCGTCTGTGGGTTGCTTGGCAGTTTTCTTGTTCCTGGAGTATGTGCGGTACTTTCGAATCCGCCCGGTGGGTCAGCTGCTCAGGCAGTTGCTCACCTTGTTTCTGGATGAGCGGGACTGTGGGCCTCTCATCCTGACCCACATCTACCTACTGCTGGGCATGTCTCTGCCCATTTGGCTGTTCCCTGGTCCCTGCGCCCCTAAGGGGATTCTTCCTGGTGCGGGCGGCCTGGTGCCTTATGCAGGTGTGCTGGCAGTGGGAGTCGGAGACACTGTGGCGTCTGTGTTTGGCAGCACTATGGGGGAGATCCGTTGGCCCGGCACTAAGAAAACAATGGAGGGAACTGCAACTTCTGTGTTCGCCCAGATCATCGCCGTGGCCATGTTTCTTATCTTCGATGCGAGCATCAACCTGAACTCCACCTATTCATGGATTGTTGGCTCCATCACTCTGGTGGCCATGTTGGAGGCCTACACCTCCCAAATAGACAACCTCCTACTCCCACTCTACCTCTTCATCCTGCTGTTGCTTTGACCGGACAGAtggcacagacaaacacagggGTCTGCAGATCCCTTTCACCCCCTTTCTAGGAGGAAGAAAGAATGGTGAATTTGGGAAAATAATGTGtaataaatctgaataaatatgATAGTAGAAAATCATAGAAGTCCCTTTAGGAATCACTGGAAAGGGGAGCTGTTGTACTAGCACAAGAAATAAATCAAGCCAGGTAATTGTTATCACAACAAAACCAATGtggcactaaaaaaaaatctgctccGTACTTTATTTGGCAGCAGACTTGATGTTTGCATGACACTAGAGTCTGTTGTCTTCA from Thunnus maccoyii chromosome 19, fThuMac1.1, whole genome shotgun sequence includes these protein-coding regions:
- the dolk gene encoding dolichol kinase, coding for MQINPVLVESAVVLAVVLCVHMAVWNQHSWCSIALVIQAFYVQHKWDRLLRSGGAVFQFRPAANSGIVPASMVMPLLGLALREKCSASGNVYFERFSMVITITGMMLALFLSLIALGITRPVPTNTCVIAGMAGSAILYTTKQTLTVSEVIEVLEVLLIFVYLSLIVLYLLPRCFTPGEALLIVGGISFIVNQLIKRSLNLAEVKGDPVNYFLPVIVVGSLLLGVFFALLFCFMESETWVSSLFFHMMTAVLGLGILMPWLSLFIGRHPIMWLLDFVTLNDRRLCLLGYWVFLGVVAICVVLHQNYQRQSGSKKHQASTIVRKYFHLIVVATYVPGLIYDRQLLHVASVGCLAVFLFLEYVRYFRIRPVGQLLRQLLTLFLDERDCGPLILTHIYLLLGMSLPIWLFPGPCAPKGILPGAGGLVPYAGVLAVGVGDTVASVFGSTMGEIRWPGTKKTMEGTATSVFAQIIAVAMFLIFDASINLNSTYSWIVGSITLVAMLEAYTSQIDNLLLPLYLFILLLL